A genomic window from Mobula hypostoma chromosome X1, sMobHyp1.1, whole genome shotgun sequence includes:
- the nr1d1 gene encoding nuclear receptor subfamily 1 group D member 1 isoform X1, whose translation MDSNNTGGVITYIGPNSSSSSPVLLYSDNSNSSFQSVSQSCSPLPPSPNGSSSSSQDSKHYRSSSSGSGDDCSSTGSFNNLKLSTDDGNTISTTKINSGITKISGMILLCKVCGDVASGFHYGVHACEGCKGFFRRSIQQNIQYKKCLKNENCTIMRINRNRCQQCRFKKCLAVGMSRDAVRFGRIPKREKQRMLAEMQSVMNNMVNNQLGGELQNELQPQQQNWQIQPPLAVPMQTMQQERTSPCLHSQPQCNLQQLYCSSTEASMEEVIYSISRAHKETFTYAHDKLKQPTATCQHNAEMMNHNANCCLNGYHVNGVNTIYHQENNVFHKSSGSGLKNACYPSSFPNGHINGHYQNQSNGHKLHNRNLISANGEMETGKGRPCPWKGQNSVVLACPINTQPHVDGSRSVQQIWEDFSLSFTPAVREVVEFAKLIPGFKDLSQHDQVTLLKAGTFEVLMVRFASLFNVKEQTVTFISGTTYSIEELRGMGMGDLLNSMFDFSEKLSSLHLSEEELGLFTAVVLVSADRSGIENVDSVEQLQETLIRVLRALIMKNQPSEASRFTKLLLKLPDLRTLNNMHSEKLLAFRIDP comes from the exons ATGGATTCCAACAACACAG GTGGTGTGATCACCTATATTGGGCCAAACAGTTCCTCTTCTAGCCCGGTCCTGCTCTACAGTGACAACTCCAACAGTAGTTTCCAGTCGGTGTCCCAGTCATGTTCCCCATTGCCTCCTTCTCCAAAtggctccagctccagctcccagGACAGCAAACACTACCGAAGCAGCTCTTCAGGATCTGGGGATGATTGTTCAAGCACTGGATCCTTCAACAACCTGAAGCTCTCTACCGATGATGGCAACACCATCTCCACCACCAAAATCAACTCTGGGATCACTA AGATCAGTGGAATGATTCTGCTGTGTAAAGTGTGTGGGGATGTAGCCTCTGGGTTTCACTATGGAGTTCACGCCTGTGAAGGTTGTAAG GGCTTCTTCCGGAGAAGCATTCAGCAGAACATCCAGTATAAGAAGTGTCTCAAGAATGAGAATTGCACCATCATGCGAATCAACAGGAATCGCTGCCAGCAATGCCGCTTTAAGAAGTGCCTTGCAGTTGGCATGTCCAGGGATG CCGTGCGTTTCGGGCGCATTCCGAAGCGGGAGAAGCAGCGTATGTTGGCAGAGATGCAGAGTGTCATGAATAACATGGTCAACAACCAGCTGGGTGGGGAGCTGCAGAATGAACTCCAGCCCCAGCAGCAGAACTGGCAGATTCAGCCCCCGCTGGCCGTCCCCATGCAGACAATGCAGCAGGAGCGCACGTCGCCCTGCCTCCATTCCCAACCGCAGTGCAACCTGCAGCAGTTGTACTGTTCCAGCACAGAGGCCTCCATGGAAGAAGTCATCTACTCCATTTCCCGGGCTCACAAAGAGACTTTCACCTATGCCCATGACAAATTAAAGCAGCCAACAGCAACCTGCCAACACAATGCAGAGATGATGAACCATAACGCTAACTGCTGCTTAAATGGGTACCACGTCAATGGTGTGAACACCATCTATCATCAGGAGAACAACGTTTTCCACAAAAGCAGTGGCAGTGGACTGAAGAATGCGTGTTACCCTTCTTCCTTCCCCAATGGCCACATTAATGGACATTACCAGAATCAGTCCAATGGACACAAATTACATAATAGAAATTTGATCAGTGCCAATGGTGAGATGGAGACTGGAAAGGGGCGGCCCTGCCCATGGAAAGGACAGAACAGTGTTGTCCTG GCTTGCCCGATAAACACACAGCCACATGTGGATGGCAGCAGGTCAGTGCAGCAAATTTGGGAGGATTTTTCCCTGAGCTTCACGCCAGCAGTCAGAGAAGTAGTGGAGTTTGCAAAACTTATTCCTGGATTCAAGGACCTATCCCAACACGACCAGGTCACCTTGCTGAAAGCTGGTACCTTTGAG GTGCTGATGGTGCGATTTGCATCACTGTTCAACGTGAAGGAGCAGACGGTAACTTTCATCAGCGGGACCACCTACTCCATCGAAGAACTGCGGGGGATGGGAATGGGAGACCTGCTGAACTCCATGTTTGACTTCAGCGAGAAGCTGAGCTCCTTGCACCTCAGCGAGGAGGAGCTGGGCCTGTTCACAGCCGTGGTGCTAGTCTCAGCAG ATCGCTCCGGAATCGAAAATGTAGACTCGGTGGAGCAGCTCCAGGAGACGCTGATCCGAGTGCTCAGAGCGTTGATCATGAAAAACCAACCCAGCGAGGCCTCGCGCTTCACCAAGCTGCTCCTGAAGCTGCCGGACCTCCGCACGTTGAACAACATGCACTCTGAGAAGCTATTGGCCTTTCGGATAGACCCCTGa
- the nr1d1 gene encoding nuclear receptor subfamily 1 group D member 1 isoform X2 gives MSLRFCGVITYIGPNSSSSSPVLLYSDNSNSSFQSVSQSCSPLPPSPNGSSSSSQDSKHYRSSSSGSGDDCSSTGSFNNLKLSTDDGNTISTTKINSGITKISGMILLCKVCGDVASGFHYGVHACEGCKGFFRRSIQQNIQYKKCLKNENCTIMRINRNRCQQCRFKKCLAVGMSRDAVRFGRIPKREKQRMLAEMQSVMNNMVNNQLGGELQNELQPQQQNWQIQPPLAVPMQTMQQERTSPCLHSQPQCNLQQLYCSSTEASMEEVIYSISRAHKETFTYAHDKLKQPTATCQHNAEMMNHNANCCLNGYHVNGVNTIYHQENNVFHKSSGSGLKNACYPSSFPNGHINGHYQNQSNGHKLHNRNLISANGEMETGKGRPCPWKGQNSVVLACPINTQPHVDGSRSVQQIWEDFSLSFTPAVREVVEFAKLIPGFKDLSQHDQVTLLKAGTFEVLMVRFASLFNVKEQTVTFISGTTYSIEELRGMGMGDLLNSMFDFSEKLSSLHLSEEELGLFTAVVLVSADRSGIENVDSVEQLQETLIRVLRALIMKNQPSEASRFTKLLLKLPDLRTLNNMHSEKLLAFRIDP, from the exons ATGAGTCTACGATTTT GTGGTGTGATCACCTATATTGGGCCAAACAGTTCCTCTTCTAGCCCGGTCCTGCTCTACAGTGACAACTCCAACAGTAGTTTCCAGTCGGTGTCCCAGTCATGTTCCCCATTGCCTCCTTCTCCAAAtggctccagctccagctcccagGACAGCAAACACTACCGAAGCAGCTCTTCAGGATCTGGGGATGATTGTTCAAGCACTGGATCCTTCAACAACCTGAAGCTCTCTACCGATGATGGCAACACCATCTCCACCACCAAAATCAACTCTGGGATCACTA AGATCAGTGGAATGATTCTGCTGTGTAAAGTGTGTGGGGATGTAGCCTCTGGGTTTCACTATGGAGTTCACGCCTGTGAAGGTTGTAAG GGCTTCTTCCGGAGAAGCATTCAGCAGAACATCCAGTATAAGAAGTGTCTCAAGAATGAGAATTGCACCATCATGCGAATCAACAGGAATCGCTGCCAGCAATGCCGCTTTAAGAAGTGCCTTGCAGTTGGCATGTCCAGGGATG CCGTGCGTTTCGGGCGCATTCCGAAGCGGGAGAAGCAGCGTATGTTGGCAGAGATGCAGAGTGTCATGAATAACATGGTCAACAACCAGCTGGGTGGGGAGCTGCAGAATGAACTCCAGCCCCAGCAGCAGAACTGGCAGATTCAGCCCCCGCTGGCCGTCCCCATGCAGACAATGCAGCAGGAGCGCACGTCGCCCTGCCTCCATTCCCAACCGCAGTGCAACCTGCAGCAGTTGTACTGTTCCAGCACAGAGGCCTCCATGGAAGAAGTCATCTACTCCATTTCCCGGGCTCACAAAGAGACTTTCACCTATGCCCATGACAAATTAAAGCAGCCAACAGCAACCTGCCAACACAATGCAGAGATGATGAACCATAACGCTAACTGCTGCTTAAATGGGTACCACGTCAATGGTGTGAACACCATCTATCATCAGGAGAACAACGTTTTCCACAAAAGCAGTGGCAGTGGACTGAAGAATGCGTGTTACCCTTCTTCCTTCCCCAATGGCCACATTAATGGACATTACCAGAATCAGTCCAATGGACACAAATTACATAATAGAAATTTGATCAGTGCCAATGGTGAGATGGAGACTGGAAAGGGGCGGCCCTGCCCATGGAAAGGACAGAACAGTGTTGTCCTG GCTTGCCCGATAAACACACAGCCACATGTGGATGGCAGCAGGTCAGTGCAGCAAATTTGGGAGGATTTTTCCCTGAGCTTCACGCCAGCAGTCAGAGAAGTAGTGGAGTTTGCAAAACTTATTCCTGGATTCAAGGACCTATCCCAACACGACCAGGTCACCTTGCTGAAAGCTGGTACCTTTGAG GTGCTGATGGTGCGATTTGCATCACTGTTCAACGTGAAGGAGCAGACGGTAACTTTCATCAGCGGGACCACCTACTCCATCGAAGAACTGCGGGGGATGGGAATGGGAGACCTGCTGAACTCCATGTTTGACTTCAGCGAGAAGCTGAGCTCCTTGCACCTCAGCGAGGAGGAGCTGGGCCTGTTCACAGCCGTGGTGCTAGTCTCAGCAG ATCGCTCCGGAATCGAAAATGTAGACTCGGTGGAGCAGCTCCAGGAGACGCTGATCCGAGTGCTCAGAGCGTTGATCATGAAAAACCAACCCAGCGAGGCCTCGCGCTTCACCAAGCTGCTCCTGAAGCTGCCGGACCTCCGCACGTTGAACAACATGCACTCTGAGAAGCTATTGGCCTTTCGGATAGACCCCTGa